Part of the Lolium rigidum isolate FL_2022 chromosome 6, APGP_CSIRO_Lrig_0.1, whole genome shotgun sequence genome, ACCCTCCACATCCCGCCGCCACCCGTGCTTTGGCTCCTCCTCGCGCAGGCGTCGCCGCCCCCACCTCCTCATATgcgccagcgccgccgccctGCCTCCTCCCGCGCTCATCTTCGCCTCGTTCGGGCTCtcttctccgcgccgcctctcccgcTCGCCGAGAGGAGCTATTGGAGTCCGGCAGGAGTAGCGCAGCCCTTCACTCGCACCACCGCTGTGCGTCATGCCGTCGGTGGGAGGAGCGGCTGGTGGTCATGCCATCGGTGGGAGGAGCGGCTGGTGGAGCTCCGCCCTTCCTGCACGAACCGCAAGTATTTGATGGGCGGCTGGTGGAAGGCGAGCCCGCCACACGAACCGCCCGTCGGGGACGTCGCAAGCCTCTGCCTAGGAATGGAGCCGACAGCATCAAGGAGAGGTCAGGAAGGAGTAATCCCAATTCGCCCCGGTTTTTCCCCTCctggcttcctcctcctcatccaatCCGTCACGCTGCCCGCACTAGATTTCGTGCTTCCGCCGCCCCGGCTTCTCTATCCACCAAAATCGGACGGCCAACTCCACCGGGAAGAGGCTTCTCCATGGGCGAAGACATAGACGCAGGGCGGGAGTTGCTGCCGACGGTCGCGATGTTGGCCATCGGCAAAAGAGCGGAGCTGCAGCGCTGGAGGATGCGATGTGCTCGCTCCGATTCTTCAAGGAATACATCGGCCAGCAGCACAAATTTTTGGGCTCCTCCAACCCATCCAGCACCGCACCGTCCAGCCTTCCTCCGTGTCATCTTTCTTAGGTACGCCATCTCACCTCTGTTTGGACTTTGAACACCCAACAAATATCATCTTGGTTTGCACAGATCCGATTTTATCTATGCTAATAGGGTGTTTGATAAAAAAATCTTAGCTAATATTACTACATGTACTATTTCAGGAGACGAGAGTGGAGCAGACACAGATCTGAGGCCAGATGCGCGTCATGTGACTCTGACAACCCACATCTCAGCAACAATTGCTTTTCTTCGGCTTGCAGGGTGTTGGCTACTTGGGTTAGGTGCTCCGTTACAGGGGACTTTATCAATTGCAGCACAGAGCTTCTAAGCCTTATTCACCATCTTTTTTCAACTGGATTGAGGTTTGTCGCTGACCATCCGCTTCTGGGAGCTTTCCTTTTGTTAGCGTGTTAATTGTTTTTTGTGTAGAAATTAAGAGGACAAGATGCATGCCAATATATTTTGTCTGCTGCTGCTGTTATTCTTCCTCACATCGCACATTTCATGGACTTCTTTTTTGGATGTGGGCTTAGTTTGCTGTCATAATGTTCAACTAATTGTTTGAGAGATAGCAGCTATTATTTTAGTCCTATGGAGCAGAGTTGCTTCTCTGGATGTTCTCCACATGAATACAATGGGTTTGATTTAAAACATGATATGGATATTCTTTTCAGTTCTGCTCATGGTTTTTCGTATAAGAAACAAAATATTCTTCAGCTTTTAGTTTGTTCATGTGATTCACGATAGTTATTGCCGTGTGTGTATGCTATTGAGTATGTGGTCTGAAAATATTGTTTTCTTCTATTTCTAATGAAATTATGgttctataatccaacacattttCCACACCTTAACAAAACAGGGATAATCTAATGCTCTTCTATATGGTTGCCTTAAATACCAAGCCAAAAAGCTTTTCTTTCTGCTCTTTATGATTtcactgatttttttttgaaagtacTATACCAGGATGTGCTCTGATGGATGGACATGGCAAAGAGAAAAAATAGCCTACCGTTGGTTGGTTCCTATTTGACCTGATTAATTAATTTGTGAATGAGCAGTTAGGTTGTGAAATATTTTGACCCACCTCGAGTCTCCAAATGTTTGACATGTCTTTGTTTTGATTCAGGGATCCCGTGCCACCTATCGTCACCATGCTCCTCTGCATCCACCATGTCCCTCGTCATGTGTGGTAGCCAGAAGGCCCGCTTTACCGGAAACGAGACAGACACAGAGGCAAAGTCGTATGCGCCATCGTCGCCCAAGTCGTGCACTACCACAGAGATGAACGAGAAGGGGCCATCGTCGGCATCCTTTCCCCTCAGTTTCCACAACAGGAGCCCTTCAAACGCCACTGAGAGTCGACCTCGATGACGTCGTCATTCTCTCCTCTGGCTTGCCTCTTGCTATGTATGGCATCAGCGATCGACTGAGACTACacacaaaaggaaaataaaactcCACTTATAATTGATGTCGAAGTCGAAACAACGGTGAGTGTCCTAAACCCTGTGTTATTAACCTTATGTATGAACATACATTGAAGGTAATTATCAAGTTGTATGCATTTGTTTAAGAAAGCCAGAAAGTCCATTGTCTAAACGCTCTTTTTTCCAATGATTTTTCCATGAACTCTTTTAGTTGATATCTACTTGTTTAGCAAGGTTTTTCAGTCTGGTCGTAGATCATACCTTTTACCTTTGTAGCTTCTGCCATTCTTTTTTTAGTGAAGAAAATCTATTTAATTTTCTTCAGTGTTCTGGGATCTTTTCCATAATTTTCATATATGCTATCAGCTTCTACAGTGAAGAAATAAGAGGTGTAAGATATTTTCCCCTCTTAGAGCCAAGTGACCTGCTTGCTTCAAATATATAGCCAGTTTGGCCTCAGCGTTGTGATGATTTGGCTTACTAGATATGCCCAAATATATCTTTATGCAATCCATCTTATCTCTGGAAGGAGTGGCTCTTAATCACAAAAGTTAACCTGGACATCATACTTTCAGTTTGGCCCCAGTTGAGTTTCGTTACCATATTTAGATTGATTGAATCCTTGAACACTACAGATGTTTATTTGACTGCTCCTTTGGTTGGGGGAATTGGCAATTGCTCTGATTTAAAATGTCCTATTACAATGCTCAATGAACAGTGCATTAGTGATTTTTTTGATCTGCATGCATTTATAATAGAAGAAATGTTCAGTCGACCTTACAATATCATGTCATTTAGAAATCAATAGTATTCTATcttttaagaaaacattcaggaaTCACTGCTCTTTGCATTTTCATTCATTAGTCATTACTTGAGAATATGGTGTATTAGTTGTTTCTTGACCTATTTTCCTATCAAGTAGATGGGTCATATGATCTTCTGGTTCTAACAGTTTGGTCGCACCGGTGGAAGACTGGTCCATGCTCCGGTTCATCAGAGAGGACATCGGTCGGGTGCACATCTGCAAGGCCTCATCTACGTCTTCTTCTTCACTGAAGATGTTGGCCTGCCTTCCTCGGGCTATCTCTCTCTGTGGAATCCTGCTATGCGGCGAGGGCAGAGATTAGGTCGCCGCTCGCACTCATCCTATTTGATATAATGCCAGAAGATCTCATCTATGCTTGGTGTCTGATTAAAATCCTAGCTGAGATTAatttatgtaatatttatgcTCCATATAGCTATTTTCAATATTGCAATTAAGGTTCTGGGATGTTAGGGAGAGATATGTCATACTAGCTTTTTTTTTCCATCCAGGTTGGCGCTGCAGTTTACAAATGCCATGGTCCTAATTTGACTGGTCATATTGGGCACACAGGTTAGTGCCTGTTTTGGTCCTTGGCTGATTGTTTGTTCAAGGTGGCTTCATATATTTGTTAGGAGTACCATCCCGAGGTTGCTCTAAATTTTCTAGAAGaagtatctctattttagtacaaCAGTTTGCTCGACCTTTGCGAGCCCATTGCAGTTCTCCCTTATTGCTCACTTCTGAAACAAAATAACAAAAGCATTGAAAAGTCATTCTGAGATTCACAAAATAAGAGATGCCCGCTGTTAGGACATATTTTAATAATCCTTTTGGTTTCTGTATATGGTCTATTCCTAGCTATTACATATGAATTGGTATATTGCATACTAACTAGAGGTTTGATAATTTTTAATGCTGTAttactcatatatatatagtccgtGGGGCACCAGGTTAAAGGACATTGCTTAACAACTTTTGGCTTCTAAAATTTATTCAGTTATGATTAAGTTGCAGATCTGTTTTGAATAAGAAGAGAAGTCCTAAGTAACACTTCGACAGTAtgcaatataattttttttagcaCGACATAAGTATAGCTACTTATTATTATACCAAAATCTTTTCTTCAGTTGGTTTCTCTACTTCCTCACTACCCTTTTGATTGTTATTCGTGCGTGAAACAATTTGTTAAGTCAATTGTAATTTGCACAGTGAGGTTCTCACCTATCCACTGGAAATATCGTTTGTAAAAAATATCTTGAGATCTTGGTGAGCATGGATTTTGTACAATCTGCTTTTTTATCTTCTTTTCTTGGGTGTGTGCTGAATCTGTAAGAATTTTGCCTTAATGGCAAAAGTATATGCTTTTGCTCTTATTAGTGGTGCACTTTGATATATATTACAAGTCTGTGTGATATGCTTTTGTGACCTATGTTGATTCAAATATTGTGTTAATTATTCGTAGGTGTAAGCAGCCGAAAGCTCGGGCGGACGAATCAGGCAAAAAGAAGACTTGCATTAGAAGCAGGTACAATATTTGAAATGATCTGCACGTATCTCTCCAGATGTGTTTTACGGTATAGTTGTGCCTACAGATGTTTTGGGTTTCTCATGTAAGAAAGTTGTTAAATCTGTACTGCTTATCACCTGCCTGGTGTAGGTTGCGATTTAGCACTGATTACTTTGTGGTTTGATTTTCACGAGTGCTGGTTCCACCCTTAGTAGCCTTCGTTGTATGTGAATTCTTTTGGTTCATGCTGCTATCAGTTCCTTAGTTATGTAGTTTTTTGTTTTATCATGCGGTGTGTTTTCTCAGGAAACAGACTTGTGTATATTTCTGGTTTATCAATGCTTTGTTCTGCTCTTATTATTAGTACAATGGTTCGCGCTAGCCCGTATGTCTTTGTCACGACAATGACTTTGTCAAGTCCTGGCTCTACCCGGTTATTTCTATCTATGAAAAGACTCTGCTTATCTACCTACCTCTGTTTTATTTTGCTTGGTCCCTTGATTAGTTTAATGTTTCCTTGGTACCATGATATCTAAATACTATGTGGTGACAATGTCCAGCCAATATAGATGCTGATTTTGGTGTTCTTTCTTTGCTTTTATTACTCTTCACCGAATCAATGTAtgttacactagtggaaaacggggcaataggcccggtccatttgggcctttagacccggttcccgaaccgggaccaactaggcgggactaaag contains:
- the LOC124666577 gene encoding uncharacterized protein LOC124666577 codes for the protein MGEDIDAGRELLPTVAMLAIGKRAELQRWRMRCARSDSSRNTSASSTNFWAPPTHPAPHRPAFLRVIFLRRREWSRHRSEARCASCDSDNPHLSNNCFSSACRVLATWVRCSVTGDFINCSTELLSLIHHLFSTGLRDPVPPIVTMLLCIHHVPRHVW